The nucleotide sequence GCTAGGTCGGTGACGCCCAGTGCACCCTCGCTCAAGAAGATGGGCAGGAAGTCGCGCTCGCGCTGCGATAGCGGCGGAAGCGGCGGCATTGCCGGCTGCGGAGCGTATCCTCTCCCGCTATTGGCAGGTCTTCGCTGGTCATAGGGTGATTCCGGTACGTAGGCCGCCGGTTCCTCATTGCTTTTCAGGCTGATGGTGACCACCGCGCCAGTACCGAGGTTATCTTCGATCGAGATAGTGCCGTGCGAGAAGTCCAGGTACTCCTTCACGATGGGAAGGCCCGATCCGACACCGCGGATATAGTGCTTCATCGGCTCGATGGCCGATGTGAAGCCGGGCAGCTGCGCCTTGTCTTTCATCATGATCCCTGGACCCTGGTCGGCGAACCTGATGGTGTTCCCCTCGTCAAGGATGGAGACGATGATCTCGGCGAACCGTGCATGGATGAAGTTTTCCGACACCTCGCGGATGACGGTATAGGGAATCGTGCCGCCCGCCATCTTCGCCTGTTCGTAG is from Gordonibacter urolithinfaciens and encodes:
- a CDS encoding ATP-binding protein; amino-acid sequence: MNDQIEHSNQGNEPTDGNAGAFDYTYVQTVARIAQYDDLRSAPRITEIQPAPTADFIEHLASKIYEQAKMAGGTIPYTVIREVSENFIHARFAEIIVSILDEGNTIRFADQGPGIMMKDKAQLPGFTSAIEPMKHYIRGVGSGLPIVKEYLDFSHGTISIEDNLGTGAVVTISLKSNEEPAAYVPESPYDQRRPANSGRGYAPQPAMPPLPPLSQRERDFLPIFLSEGALGVTDLARLTGVPQSSTYVTLSKLEEAGLIEKTAGQKRILTDLGFHVANSL